The Bubalus bubalis isolate 160015118507 breed Murrah chromosome 18, NDDB_SH_1, whole genome shotgun sequence genome contains a region encoding:
- the LOC123330141 gene encoding uncharacterized protein LOC123330141 — protein MGCQNPSSPSSGLDLGQGRERSVFTLSCPIFSTSLSLPRVFVASPVIALRVLQDAKSGAKRFILIHIYSSPPASPEVSTNPQTSWRRNFPPFLSTFGIEKINGAQGPPLEKEMATHSVLLPGKFHGRRSLVGYSPRGHKESNTTERLHFKVLQLMHGKTGNGAKVFWPRIQSLNFEEGGRGFTTHPAPGLRAGIFITGSHSSGLFEVYSGPATLLTTCMILSSPYDGWGSHAHILGLCDCVWSQPCQGFAGVTPAKSQHPKAFIFPSVKGGGCQFPHLWIGKMTPQNPPSPTVLGRLGVLLLTRFRQRPAWEGRGASGCT, from the coding sequence ATGGGCTGCCAGAACCCCAGTTCTCCGTCTTCAGGACTTGACCTTGgacagggaagggaaaggagtGTTTTCACTCTGAGTTGCCCTATCTTCTCTACATCCCTCAGCTTGCCCAGAGTATTTGTGGCATCACCAGTAATAGCGCTGAGGGTGTTACAAGATGCCAAGTCTGGTGCTAAGCGCtttattttaattcacatttaCTCATCACCGCCAGCTTCTCCTGAAGTATCCACAAATCCTCAAACCAGCTGGAGAAGGAATTTCCCTCCTTTCTTATCCACATTTGGCATTGAGAAAATAAATGGGGCCCAAGgtcctcccctggagaaggaaatggcaacccattcagtactcttgcctggaaaattccatggacggaggagcctggtaggctacagtccacggggtcacaaagagtcgaatacgactgagcgacttcacttcaaggtCCTCCAGCTAATGCATGGGAAAACTGGGAATGGGGCTAAGGTCTTCTGGCCCAGAATTCAAAGTCTTAACTTtgaggaagggggcaggggtTTTACCACGCACCCAGCACCAGGATTAAGAGCTGGAATCTTCATCACTGGTAGTCATAGCTCGGGTTTATTTGAGGTTTACTCGGGGCCAGCCACTCTTCTAACCACATGCATGATTTTGTCAAGTCCATATGATGGGTGGGGCAGCCACGCTCACATCCTGGGATTGTGTGACTGTGTCTGGTCCCAGCCGTGCCAGGGATTTGCAGGGGTGACACCAGCCAAGTCACAGCACCCCAAGGCTTTTATTTTCCCCTCCGTGAAGGGTGGGGGGtgccagtttcctcacctgtggaTTGGAAAGATGACTCCTCAGAACCCTCCAAGCCCTACTGTTTTAGGAAGACTCGGGGTCTTACTGCTGACGAGATTCAGGCAGAGGCCAGCTTGGGAAGGGCGTGGAGCATCGGGCTGCACTTGA
- the IRGC gene encoding interferon-inducible GTPase 5 has product MATSKLPAVSGEEETTILMAKEELEALRTAFESGDIPQAASRLRELLASSDCTRLDVGVTGESGAGKSSLINALRGLGAEDPDAALTGVVETTIEPSPYPHLQFPDVTLWDLPGAGSPGCSADKYLKQVDFGRYDFFLLVSPRRCGAVETRLASEILRQGKKFYFVRTKVDEDLAATRMQRPSGFSEGAVLREIREHCVERLRGAGVHDPRVFLVSNLSPARYDFPLLMSTWERDLPAHRRHAGLLSLPDISLEALQKKKDMLQEQVLKTALVSGVIQALPVPGLAAAYDDALLIRSLRGYHRSFGLDDDSLAKLAEQVGKQAGDLRSVIRSPLANEVSPETVLRLYSQSSDGAMRVARAFEKGIPVFGTLVAGGISFGTVYTMLQGCLNEMAEDAQRVRIKALEEEDTQPDVSLEAAGDNGVEKRGSGEGSMEEAPLSTRGKLGLLLKYILDSWKKRDLAEDK; this is encoded by the coding sequence ATGGCTACTTCGAAGTTGCCAGCGGTGTCCGGGGAGGAGGAGACCACCATCCTCATGGCCAAGGAAGAGCTGGAGGCCCTGCGCACTGCCTTCGAGTCGGGCGACATCCCGCAGGCCGCTTCCCGCCTCCGGGAGCTGCTGGCCTCCTCGGACTGCACCCGGCTGGACGTGGGGGTCACAGGCGAATCGGGGGCCGGCAAGTCGTCCCTCATCAACGCCCTTCGCGGCCTGGGCGCCGAGGACCCCGACGCGGCCCTCACCGGCGTCGTGGAGACCACAATAGAGCCCTCGCCCTACCCGCACCTGCAGTTTCCAGACGTGACCCTGTGGGACCTGCCAGGGGCCGGCTCTCCCGGCTGCTCGGCCGACAAGTACCTGAAGCAGGTGGACTTCGGCCGCTATGATTTCTTCCTACTTGTCTCGCCCCGCCGCTGCGGCGCGGTGGAGACCCGCCTGGCCTCCGAGATCCTGCGCCAGGGCAAGAAGTTCTATTTCGTGCGCACCAAGGTGGACGAGGACCTGGCGGCCACGCGCATGCAGCGGCCGTCGGGCTTCAGCGAGGGGGCGGTCCTGCGCGAGATCCGCGAGCACTGCGTCGAGCGGCTGCGCGGGGCCGGCGTACACGACCCGCGCGTCTTCCTTGTGTCCAACCTCTCGCCCGCGCGCTACGACTTCCCGCTGCTCATGTCCACCTGGGAGCGCGATCTGCCCGCGCACCGGCGCCACGCCGGCCTGCTGTCGCTGCCGGACATCTCGCTGGAGGCCCTGCAGAAGAAGAAGGACATGCTCCAGGAGCAGGTGCTCAAGACGGCCCTGGTGTCCGGCGTCATCCAGGCCCTGCCCGTGCCCGGGCTGGCGGCCGCCTACGACGACGCGCTGCTCATCCGCTCGCTGCGCGGCTACCACCGCAGCTTCGGCCTGGACGACGACTCGCTGGCCAAGCTGGCCGAGCAGGTGGGCAAACAGGCGGGGGACCTGCGCTCCGTCATCCGCTCCCCGCTGGCCAACGAGGTCTCCCCTGAGACGGTCCTGCGGCTCTACTCCCAGTCGTCCGATGGTGCCATGAGGGTGGCCCGGGCCTTTGAGAAGGGTATCCCCGTGTTCGGGACGCTGGTGGCGGGGGGCATCAGCTTCGGCACCGTCTATACCATGCTCCAGGGCTGCCTAAACGAAATGGCCGAGGATGCCCAGCGCGTCCGCATCAAGGCTCTGGAGGAGGAGGACACTCAGCCCGATGTCAGCCTGGAGGCGGCTGGTGACAACGGAGTGGAGAAGCGGGGATCCGGGGAGGGGAGCATGGAGGAAGCCCCCCTCTCGACCCGCGGGAAGCTTGGCCTCCTCCTTAAGTACATTCTGGACAGCTGGAAGAAGCGAGACTTGGCCGAAGACAAATGA
- the LOC102414175 gene encoding interferon-inducible GTPase 5: MDSGKSTFVSAIRGLGDEDPNSACTGVVEMTVDPTPYPHPKYPSVVFWDLPGVGTPTFRADKYFQRVQLFQYDFFLIITSESFTTDLAELALEILRRGKHFYCVRSKVDVDIAASRSRRPSSFSEERVLNQIWDDCAQRLEAQGLRDPKVFLLSMFELGKYDFHLLEESMVRDLESHKRHAFLVALPNVSKPTLERKAASLRQHTWLVATVACRANPRPVPGLPEVACDLYMLTRALEGYRHSFGLDRGSLVRLAEQTGQPLHKILQVLQGPKTKVTEALVAELLGQASGDASAFSQKLNVPILGSLASCGLSFATVYRMLRTSLDMAVSDAQSMLVQASLDNPDHRLLDGQWSQPRA, translated from the exons ATGGACTCAGGCAAGTCCACCTTCGTCAGTGCCATCCGGGGGCTGGGGGACGAGGACCCCAACTCGGCCTGCACGGGCGTGGTAGAAATGACCGTGGACCCCACACCGTACCCACATCCCAAGTACCCCAGTGTCGTCTTCTGGGACCTGCCGGGCGTTGGCACCCCCACCTTCCGGGCTGACAAATACTTCCAGCGGGTGCAGCTCTTCCAGTATGACTTCTTCCTCATCATTACCTCGGAGAGCTTCACCACCGACCTCGCCGAGCTGGCTCTCGAGATCCTGCGACGGGGCAAGCATTTCTACTGCGTCCGCTCCAAGGTGGACGTGGACATCGCCGCCTCCCGCAGCCGCCGCCCCAGCTCCTTCTCGGAGGAGAGGGTGCTCAACCAGATCTGGGATGACTGTGCGCAGCGGCTGGAGG CACAGGGACTCAGGGACCCCAAGGTCTTCCTGCTGTCCATGTTCGAGCTGGGCAAGTACGACTTCCACCTGCTGGAGGAGTCGATGGTGAGGGACCTTGAGAGTCACAAGCGGCATGCATTCCTGGTGGCCCTGCCCAACGTCTCCAAGCCCACACTGGAGCGGAAGGCGGCCTCGCTGAGGCAGCACACCTGGCTTGTGGCCACGGTGGCCTGCAGGGCCAACCCAAGGCCCGTGCCAGGCCTGCCGGAGGTGGCGTGTGACCTGTACATGCTCACCCGGGCCCTGGAGGGCTACCGCCACAGCTTCGGCCTGGACAGGGGATCCCTCGTCAGGCTGGCAGAGCAGACGGGCCAGCCCTTGCACAAGATCCTGCAGGTGCTCCAGGGCCCGAAGACCAAGGTCACCGAGGCGCTGGTGGCAGAGCTGCTGGGTCAGGCCTCCGGGGATGCCTCGGCCTTCAGCCAGAAACTCAACGTGCCCATCCTGGGCTCCCTGGCCTCCTGTGGCCTGTCCTTCGCCACCGTCTACCGGATGCTCCGCACCTCCCTGGACATGGCTGTCAGTGATGCCCAGAGCATGCTGGTTCAGGCCTCTCTCGACAACCCCGACCACAGGCTCCTGGATGGTCAGTGGTCCCAGCCCAGAGCCTAG